The Tripterygium wilfordii isolate XIE 37 chromosome 1, ASM1340144v1, whole genome shotgun sequence sequence AAGCATATCATGGTTAACTAATGGGGAATTGATTAATGTTTCCACCTCTTTGATTTGATAGCCATAACTCAACATGGAGTGGCATTTGCAACACAAGGAATCAAGAGTTGTTTGTTTAAAAAAGAATCTTGATCTTCAtgtcttttctctcttttctttctgcTAACTAGGTCCACAATTTAGAAAAAAAGTTCATTCCTTAGACTTCCTTTAGTAACTGCTCATTGTGTAATAAGTGAAGAAATCTGTGGTGTGATTATGACTTTATATTGAGCATCATTCATCATTGGACTTCTCATTGATCGATATGCTTcctttggagaatttgctttgCTTTACTAGTTGAATAGATACCTGGAGGATGAACTTGGTGGAGAGAGGAAGTGTTGCCTTGATTCTTTCTTGCTATGTTCTTGCTACTAGTTAAGCATTGCACCCATACATTGTATAAGGACACAAAGTacagaagaattgaataatttgtgttgtatattcatgttgtgaggttgtatattatatagttacattgaaagccctaaattagggaaactaaatcaatcaaatcaacctaattctaggaaactaaatcaaagtaattaaagggaatatttacaacccataattacaagaaacgtaatattctctcataattccaacactccccctcaagctggtgcGAAGAGATTGACGAGACCCAGCTTGACAAGAGATGACTTAAGTAAAGAAGGACCTATTGGTTTAGTAAACATGTCGGCAGTCTGAGCCGATGAAGGAACAAACCTAGGAGTGATAATGCCAGACCGAACTTTTTCCCGAATGAAATGGATGTCAACTTCTATATGCTTAGTTCTTTCGTGAAGAACTGAGTCGGATGATAGCATGATGGCAGACTTGTTATCACAGAATAAAGAGGACGAGTCTGTTACAGAAATACCCAATTCAGTGAGGAGAGAACGAAGCCACATGATTTCGCATGTACCTTGAGCCATAGCACGATATTCAGATTCAGCTGATGATCGAGAAACAACtgcttgcttcttacttttccatgagataagatgattaccccggaaagtacagaagccagaggtagaacgcctatcacttatggaacccgcataatcagcatcagtgtAGCCCGAGAGATCAGATGGTATATAGCATGAGAGACTAGATGGTGGACCTGACATCTCTCCAGAAGCATAGAATAATCCGAGACCAGGGCAagatttgagataactgagaataTGATAAATAACATCCAAATGGGAAGTACGTGGAGAATGCATGTACTGACTAACAACACTAACAGCAAACGTGATATCTGGTCTTGtgtttgtcaaataaataagaCGTCCCACAAGACGCTGATACATTGATGGATCTGATAAACAATCTCCTGAGTCTGGTGATAGCTTGAGATTAGGAATCATAGGAGTAGAGACAGGTTTACAACCAAGCATACCCGTATCCTGCAGAAGATCAAGAACATATTTCCgctgggataaaaatatgccacggcgagaacgagcaacctcaatgccaagaaaatatcgGAGGGGTCCTAAATCCTTAGTATTAAAGGATTTTCGCAGATCATCCTTTACCTGAACAATACCTGGGGAGTCATCTCCAGTAATaaggatatcatcaacatacactGAGATAATAATGCACTTGCCCTGAGACTGGCGACGAATGAAACATGTGTGATCCGAGTGACACTGAACAAACCCCATAGCAAGCACAACTTCACTGAAGCGGCCGAACCATGCCCGAGGAGACTGCTTAAGGCCATAAAGAGATTTCCAGAGACGACATACTTTCCCCGAATACTCCCCCTGGCCGTGAAAACCTGGTGGAGGATCCATGTAGATAGTTTCGGAAAGGTCCCCATTGAGGAATGCATTTTTAACATCCATCTGATGGAGAGGCCAAGAGTATGTAGCAGCAAGAGAAACAAGGAGACGAACTGTAGTAAGTTTCGCAACTGGAGCAAACGTGGCTCCAAAGTCTTGGCCGGGAATCTGAGTgaatcctttggccacaagacgagccttatagcgatcaaccgaaccatcagccTGATACTTGATAGTGAACACCCACTTACAACCTACAGTGCTCTCACCAGAAGGAAGATCAACAAGGTCCCAAGTATGATTACGTTGTAGGGCATCCATCTCTGCTTCCATGGCAGAGACCCACTTAGGATTCTGGAGAGCGGAGTGGACAGAGCAAGGGATCAAATCGGAGTCAATCTTGCCAAGAAAGGTCTTATAGGAAtctgaaaaacaatgataagaCAAATACTTGGCAATGGGATGGTCAGTACTACTCGTAAATCCAAAACGGGAAGGGGGATGACGATCACGAGTGGGGTAACGAGGAACAGAAACAGGAGAAAGGGAAGTACCTGATTCCGGAGAAGACGTTGGCGGAGGGGCAGGAGCAGAAGGGCGCCGAGTATAGACCTGATCAAAGGGAACGAAAGATGGTGCACTAGGAGTAGATGATGAGTCAGGAGAAGGTGAAGGAGAGGAAGACTCGGGTAACAAAATCGGTCGTGGAGGTGATGATTGATCTGGGATGGTGAGAGAAGGCTCCACGGCCGGTTTTGATATAAGAGGGCTACCTGAGAAAAAAGGAATAGCCTccaaaaaagtaacatccaaAGAGTGATAAAAGCGACGAGAAACGGGATCATAACATCGATAACCTTTAGACATGGAAGAATACCCGGTAAAAACACAGCGAATGGCTTTATCATCAAGTTTGGTACGGGAGGGACTACGATTTTGAACAAAACAggtacaaccaaacacacgaggaagaagagaaaacagagtAGTACCTGGCCGAAGGACATGAAGGGGTGTTGCACCCTGAAGTGCCCGACTCGGAGTACGATTGATAAGGTACGTGGCAGTAAGAACAACTAAGTGTCAGAAAGTTTTGGGGACATTCATACCTCGAAGAAGACATCGAACGACAGACATGATGTGACGGTTCTTGCGTTCCGCGACACCATTTTGTTCAGGTGTGTAGGGGCACATGAGCTGTTGAAGGATCccattttgagcaagttgagtgcGAAACTCATTGGTGAGATATTCACTGCCATTGTCAGACCGAATGGCACGAACAACagtattgtattgagttttaaccatgtgaagaaaattagtgaaatgatcaaagacttcagatttgttttttataagataaacccaagtacatcgagtgtagtcatcaataaaggtaaCATAATAACGATGTTGAGAAAAAGCAGTAGTGGGAGATGGTCCCCAGACATCAGAGTGAACAAGGTCAAATGCAGCGGGAGAACGACGCATGCGAGGAATATAAGAAGTGCGTGTATGTTTGGACAATTCACAAACctcacaatgaaatttaaaatttttgcaaGCTTTATTCAAAGGCGGAAAAAGCGAACATAGATATTGAAAGTTCGCATGGCCTAGACGAGCATGCCA is a genomic window containing:
- the LOC120000824 gene encoding uncharacterized mitochondrial protein AtMg00810-like; the protein is MSGPPSSLSCYIPSDLSGYTDADYAGSISDRRSTSGFCTFRGNHLISWKSKKQAVVSRSSAESEYRAMAQGLPSCYHPTQFFTKELSI